The genomic DNA CCAAGTTTTATATTAAAATTATTCACAGATTGTATTTGGTGTTTTTTGCTAATTCATTTTTCACAATTATCATTAATTAACTCAAATAACTGTTTAAAATTTTGGATTGTTTTTTTAGGAGGCAATTCCTCATCATCAATTCTTTTAGAAATATCCAAGGCAATTTCTCGTTTATCTAATTTTAAATGTTTTCCTTTGAAAAATAGTTTAATATCTCTAAAAGTAGGGTTACGTTTGGTAAAATCACTTTTAGTTAGTTCTTGGTCTAAATCATTTGAATGAACATTATTAAGACTTTTAAGGTAATAATCAATGTCAATCAAATTTTCTATTTCTAATTTACCATTCAAACCCTTTAAATCCCCATAATCAATCACATTAACATCAGGAAGCAATTTTTTCACTTCTTCTTTAGATTTTTTACCAGAATCATCACTATCTAGCAATATTGCTGGCATTTTATGATATGTTAATGCTATATGAGCCATATCTATAACTTTAGTACATCCTGCACAAGGTAATGAAGTAAAGGATTCTAATGGTATATCCAATTCCAAAATTTTATACATTGAATCTAAAATAATTTTGTCAACTTCTCCTTCGACTAACACATTTGGACTATTTAATATTAAAGAATTATCCAATGGAATTCCCATTGCTAATCGTATGGTATGATAAGAGTCGCCTCTTTTTTTCATATTTTTATCAATTAATGTTCCATTTTCTTCAGTTTTTATTATAGCACGTGTTTTGCTTAATTTATTAGTATCTATCATAAATGGAGAATGAGTGGATATTATGACCTGATTTTCATTTGATAATTCTTTAAAAGTATCAAGTAAATCTAATTGTCCTTTTGCATGTAAATAAACGCCAACATCATCAAATAACAATACTTTATTTTTATAATTTTTTGCATTATTCACAACAAATGTTCTTAAGAACTGGTTTAAACCATCACTTCTTATTTTTAAGTTATGTGAACTTTTTAAATGTTTATCTGTTAGTGTCATGAAAATTTTGCCATTTCTTTCATGGATTTCAATTTCGATGCTCTTTTCATTCCATCTGGCACGAATTTTTTCAGTTAATAACTTTGAACCTCTTTTTAACTCAGTCACAAAAGAATCATTATCCATCTCTTTTAATTGAACAAAGTCAATTTCAGATAGTTTAAACAAGTCTGGTATTTTATGATGGTCTCTTTCTAAATTTATATCTTTAATATTGAATTCTAAGGTTAAATCATTTTTATCTTCATATAAAACAACTTGAGGAATTAATTTTCTATATTCATCGAAATTATCATCCCTTTTATTAATTTCTGTATATAGAGACTCCAATTTTTCATCATACTCTGATTTAAAACTATCTATAGCTTGAGTATCATCCGTAAGTTCATTAATTTCATATTCCGTAGGAAAATAAACAATTCTGCCTTCCAATTCTTTTTTAAGACTCTCACGATTTTCATTTTCATCATCATCTTCGTTTTCAATTTTTATAAGGATTTCTTTTAATTCGTTTGCAATTTTTTTAACATCTTCACTTTTATATTCAAAAATTAATTTATTGTTATCATAAATTTTATAATTATCACTGAAAAACTTTTTAACGGTGATTATATCTCGAATTTTTCCTGAAATAGTAGTATTTTTAATTTCATCAGGTTTTAATAGGATATCTACAGTCAATACTAAAAAATCTTCCCCATTTTCATATTTTTCTTTTAAATCAGAATCAAGAGGTAATTCATTATAAGTAAATCTTTCAGCATAATTTAAAAAGTGCAAAGCTTCTAATATATTACTTTTTCCAGCTTCATTAATACCAATTAGTGTTGTGATATCTTTTTCTAAATCTATTGTTCCTGAGTTTTTTATAGATTTAAAATTTTCTACATTAAAATTTTTTATTTTCACTATCATCCCTTCTTATTACATCCATATATTAATAATTGTCATTTGTTATTAATCTATATAGAATATGGTGTATTTAACATTATAGTAATATTATATTATTAGCAATATCTTATTTCATTTAGCTAATTTTATAAAATTATTATGTTTTCAATTAATTAAATACGAAATCAATTAATTATAATGGTAAATTTATAGTTAATCTATTTGTATAAGATAACTTTAGAGTATAAAATAAATTCTAGAAAAAATGTTTTTTGTATATAACTTATTGCCAATGTTAAAATAATATTTTAAATACTAAAAAATCAATTCAATTACTTAAATTATAATAAAGGTGAAAAATATCTTAAAAATAAAAAAATAATGAGCGCACGAATATTAAAATAAGAAGTAAGTAGCTAAATATTAGTAATCTATCATTATCAAGAGTTATTTTATATTTTAAACTCAAAGTTATAATTAAAAAATCTTGAAAAAGGATGTGATTTTATTTTTTTAAGTGAGAATTTAGATGTTCCTTTTACTTAATATAATACCAAAAGATTCTCCATATTTTTCTCATCAAAACATCTAAGATTAGTTTTTTATTCATTTGTTAGATTTACAATGAAATCACGCGTTTTTGAAGTGCAAAAATGAGTTTTGCACCGATAATTAAAATTAAATATCCTACTGATTTGTTAAAATAAAATTGCGAATAAATAGGAATATCTTTCTAAATTCCTATTTTGTGTTTTTGAATAATTGATAATTTATGTTTGTTTTTTGGATAGAAGGTTAATAGATGTTTATTTAGAGAATATGGTCAGTGAATAAAATGGAAATTCTTCAAATAATTCCACATTTTTTACATACTCTTTAGTTGAAAGTAAAAATAGAAAAGGAAGTAAAATAGGAAAGAAGTTCCAAAAGAAGTAAATGTTTCGTCATATTTTACTTTCTAAATGTAGATATTCTTATTCCTTTGTCTCCAATGTTATAGTTTGAAATATAATCTTTTTCTTTAAGATTTTCTGCAAACAATTTGTTTGGTTTCGTATTTTGCAATAAAGGTCGTTTCCCTTTTTCTACGATACTTGGATATGGTTCAGATAGTGAATTTAAGAATATTGTTATATCTTCTTTGTTGAGAATAGTATATTGTTTGTTGTATAGTTCTATTCTTGATTCTTCTTTTTCTTCTTTTTTTGTAAGAATTACCATTAAAACATTTTTACTCACGTTGAATGAGTGATCTAAACAAATGTTTTTTAACAAATTCAATATCTTAGCTGAATTTATTATCTCTCCTTCATCATAAGCATCAACAATCATTTGTTTCTTTTCAAATGGTAAAGTAGCTGATTCTAAAACATTTATTATATCATCATTATCAAATATCAATTTTTCTAATAATTCCTCTGTTAATTCTAAATGCCTTTTTTCAATTAAAGTGATGTGTAAATTTGAAAAACTATCTTTTAATAAAGTATAGTTACTATCATTGAGTCTTAATATGTTATTTTGAATCAATAAAGTAACCTTATCTTTTAGCAGACTATCAAATGCCAATGAATCGTATGTATGTAATTCAGAAATAGGTTTTATAATTTGTGCATAAGAATTGTTTTCGATTTTCTCACTCAGCAGAAGTGTTTTTAAAAATTCATCATCTGTTTCTTTTTTTATTTTAGTCTTTACTAGAATTTCCACATTTTTTGTATTGTTTAAAAATGTTATAACTGGTTTAGATATAACATTTTCATTATTTATAAAACAAGTTAAGATATTTTCCCAATTTGGTATCAACTTGGAGTTATTTAATAATAGATCTTTTACTTCATTATCATTTATGTTTGACAAATTTAAAATTTTTGTTTCAACTTGTTTAATGATTGATTCTTTTTCTTTAATGTCTAAATATTCATTATTTAAAAGTTCAATCAAACAATTTTCATTCTCCTTTGTGTTGTTTTCTAATTTTAGATAAACATTATTGATATATTCAGAGATTTCGTTTTCAATGTATTTAATTAGATTATCACAATTTGATTTTTTGATTGCATAATAATTTTTTGTGTCAAAATTTACTTGATTAAAATTTCCTTTTTCTTGAAGCATTATTTTAATCATCACATCATTGATTTGGTAATGATTGTTTTCATA from Methanobrevibacter arboriphilus JCM 13429 = DSM 1125 includes the following:
- a CDS encoding ATP-dependent nuclease, encoding MKIKNFNVENFKSIKNSGTIDLEKDITTLIGINEAGKSNILEALHFLNYAERFTYNELPLDSDLKEKYENGEDFLVLTVDILLKPDEIKNTTISGKIRDIITVKKFFSDNYKIYDNNKLIFEYKSEDVKKIANELKEILIKIENEDDDENENRESLKKELEGRIVYFPTEYEINELTDDTQAIDSFKSEYDEKLESLYTEINKRDDNFDEYRKLIPQVVLYEDKNDLTLEFNIKDINLERDHHKIPDLFKLSEIDFVQLKEMDNDSFVTELKRGSKLLTEKIRARWNEKSIEIEIHERNGKIFMTLTDKHLKSSHNLKIRSDGLNQFLRTFVVNNAKNYKNKVLLFDDVGVYLHAKGQLDLLDTFKELSNENQVIISTHSPFMIDTNKLSKTRAIIKTEENGTLIDKNMKKRGDSYHTIRLAMGIPLDNSLILNSPNVLVEGEVDKIILDSMYKILELDIPLESFTSLPCAGCTKVIDMAHIALTYHKMPAILLDSDDSGKKSKEEVKKLLPDVNVIDYGDLKGLNGKLEIENLIDIDYYLKSLNNVHSNDLDQELTKSDFTKRNPTFRDIKLFFKGKHLKLDKREIALDISKRIDDEELPPKKTIQNFKQLFELINDNCEK